One window of Bacillus sp. THAF10 genomic DNA carries:
- a CDS encoding lamin tail domain-containing protein: protein MQMNLKISLRKLLVIWMCFIILVPSYHAEGPVLVSAEEAEEETVPSVELVPDEESEESETTVEPENESTVESKNETTVQPENESTVESENETTVAPENETNSVQSPKEETSEEKELEDSPSEELPESELEMNPPANEQNSETEKEQTEKSSNTEETYSELPLLITELSPNSKGGGTDFYEFFEVYNNTNQPMNLGSYSFFYKYTDSGNELAFQVPMVELEPQETIVLWFNVGKLALEDFNQNFGANLSEDEVVAFTDVFPGFANGGNRALVVKNQQGQDIVSASYLGTENDNNGNGINYIYPEPETGTDMKKLEVLAAPTPGAIKNEQVPTLPLEVEEEQEDIEAPVITHKEVTSGTAFTPVKIEASVTDNIAVNAVTLYYKTMEEETFRSVVMNRDGNNEGTYSGEIPAADVQSSISYYIEASDGKNVSKTEEYLIDIAKEEVDFQSLPPFLVTEVVPDSTNVGSADGYEFIEIYNNTDKDINFKNYKIQYRYGAESATDVIWPSIPDDVVIPSKKTLVFWIINNQNQEQTVADFNANYGVNLVENQEIVRINSDGMANAAMRGLVVATNAKQELAVAYYNDVTNVKDTASDKAILYKYPTDGSTQMLKISAAEKAASPGAVEGHQVPKEAVKLEEDTVLPTYENLTSTTVVDQTEDIKLVFDASDNNEVKTVRVFYRTNDQEEFSQAILPKDYNDLLYHYTIFSPDIIAKEYVEYYVEVSDGWNVVKSETYKIDVTTELDFSSLRLNVKDGDILNGNKTIKGTSSVDAPEKVKLFINQNEVGQTFSSVEHTAYFAFEVSGINTYFQNGVTIGDEVLQIFDDWINEWQTVTVPINPDRLPLGENTFTIRAGTKASPFDLESTDNRDDFNLRNVRLVLADGTIVRDQEKNDPTKVYDMGNDGTYRIHEDFTFSITEELAPSKSYKWDTTTVPDGEHTVKVVDTDEEVTSRVIVDNTAPSISTSIEEGKEYKGAFTISSTATDEIAGVQEITTFLDNEIIETPYDTSSSKLPTGERQLKIVAVDKVGNKSEELLHFTVVDENPLLPELVAPLENGEPVNGDPTLKVKVTDPTEDDMDVTFYGGFQYDASISENVKGFKHANDIEPPAVLAPEGEIAFSDDDIARVTKEDKEYLITDSSTQFPYHRFNVQVDASVMEKDRVELVWKGNSLEGRKVTMYAWSHDTKQWEIVDYQVAGKEDFELIGEVDVASFVENQEINVLIQDEIPESPEEYDYTFVWMSDTQYYSESFPHIYEQQTEWIAAKQEEMKIEYVFHTGDLVNASNQQYQWEYADKFMGVLDQEEIPYGVLAGNHDVDQKTADYTEYYRYFGADRFENKPYYGGSYLNNKGHYDLISSQGNDYIMVYLGWGIDDEGIKWVNEVLAAHPDRIAILSFHEYLQATGVRHPMGDRLYQEIVLPNENVVAVLSGHYHESQLLVDEVDDNGDGTPDRQVYQMLADYQAGPEGGQGFMRLLHFDTANNRILVNTYSPYLDQYNYYDPASFPGKDEFILELDLAPTKKRVATDYFSVNVYTENEIGSVKKVPSGETAEMVWRDLEEDRTYWWYVVVEDEHTGRTVSDIWSFVKGKAPNPEKPDNPQIPDKPEKPGNPEKPENPPIQPENPEKPESELNNPETPDVEETNKSEEDNENSIPATALGNDQNGGHSLLPHTATNLYNYLIVGLILLAAGSMLIAVLRFRRRLSRL, encoded by the coding sequence ATGCAAATGAATCTCAAAATTTCATTAAGAAAGCTGTTAGTTATTTGGATGTGTTTTATCATTTTAGTTCCCAGTTATCATGCTGAGGGACCAGTTCTGGTTAGTGCAGAAGAAGCTGAGGAAGAAACTGTTCCATCGGTAGAGCTTGTGCCAGATGAGGAAAGTGAAGAAAGTGAGACCACAGTGGAACCAGAAAATGAATCCACAGTGGAATCAAAAAATGAAACCACAGTCCAACCAGAAAATGAATCCACAGTCGAATCAGAAAATGAAACCACTGTAGCTCCAGAAAATGAAACAAATTCTGTGCAGTCCCCAAAAGAAGAAACATCTGAAGAAAAAGAGTTGGAAGATTCCCCATCAGAAGAACTTCCTGAATCTGAGTTGGAGATGAATCCACCTGCTAATGAACAAAACTCAGAAACCGAAAAAGAACAAACGGAAAAGAGTAGTAATACAGAAGAAACTTATAGTGAGCTGCCATTGCTCATAACAGAACTGAGCCCAAACTCTAAAGGTGGGGGCACCGATTTTTATGAGTTTTTTGAAGTCTATAACAATACAAATCAGCCTATGAATCTTGGAAGCTATTCCTTTTTTTATAAATATACTGATAGTGGAAATGAGCTTGCTTTTCAAGTACCTATGGTTGAATTAGAACCGCAAGAAACTATTGTGTTATGGTTTAACGTCGGAAAGTTGGCATTGGAGGATTTTAACCAGAATTTTGGTGCGAATCTGTCTGAGGATGAAGTTGTAGCCTTCACCGATGTTTTCCCAGGTTTTGCGAATGGGGGAAATCGTGCTTTAGTTGTAAAAAATCAGCAAGGACAGGACATCGTATCTGCTAGTTATCTTGGTACGGAAAACGATAATAATGGAAATGGAATAAACTATATCTATCCTGAACCTGAAACAGGAACAGACATGAAAAAACTTGAAGTGCTTGCTGCTCCTACCCCAGGTGCAATCAAAAATGAACAGGTACCAACGTTGCCCCTAGAGGTGGAAGAAGAGCAAGAAGATATAGAAGCACCAGTCATTACACACAAGGAAGTAACATCAGGAACTGCTTTTACTCCTGTAAAAATAGAGGCAAGTGTTACGGATAACATAGCTGTAAATGCTGTCACTCTTTACTACAAAACAATGGAAGAAGAGACATTTCGTTCCGTTGTAATGAATCGAGATGGAAACAATGAAGGAACATATTCAGGAGAAATCCCTGCGGCAGATGTGCAAAGTTCCATTTCCTACTACATAGAAGCTTCAGATGGGAAAAATGTTAGTAAAACAGAAGAATATCTTATTGATATCGCGAAAGAAGAAGTAGATTTTCAATCTCTGCCTCCATTTTTGGTGACAGAAGTGGTACCAGATTCTACGAATGTTGGATCAGCGGATGGCTATGAATTTATTGAAATCTACAATAACACCGACAAGGACATTAATTTTAAGAATTACAAGATACAGTACCGTTATGGAGCTGAAAGTGCTACGGATGTTATTTGGCCCTCCATTCCAGATGATGTAGTCATTCCTTCAAAAAAGACGCTTGTGTTTTGGATTATTAATAATCAAAATCAAGAACAAACGGTAGCGGATTTTAATGCGAATTATGGCGTCAATTTAGTGGAAAATCAGGAAATTGTAAGGATTAATAGTGATGGTATGGCAAATGCGGCCATGAGAGGACTTGTTGTTGCTACCAATGCGAAACAGGAGCTCGCAGTTGCCTATTACAATGATGTCACGAATGTGAAAGATACAGCATCGGATAAAGCTATTCTCTATAAATACCCTACAGACGGATCTACTCAGATGCTGAAAATTAGTGCTGCAGAAAAAGCTGCTTCACCAGGAGCAGTGGAAGGACATCAAGTTCCAAAAGAGGCAGTAAAGTTAGAAGAAGATACCGTTTTGCCAACCTATGAAAACCTTACATCTACAACAGTAGTGGATCAAACAGAGGATATTAAGCTAGTTTTTGATGCATCAGACAATAATGAGGTAAAAACAGTTCGGGTCTTTTATCGTACCAATGACCAGGAAGAATTTTCTCAAGCAATTCTTCCAAAGGATTACAACGATCTACTCTATCACTACACTATTTTTTCACCTGATATTATTGCAAAGGAATATGTAGAATATTATGTGGAAGTATCAGATGGCTGGAATGTCGTGAAAAGTGAAACGTATAAAATTGACGTAACAACAGAGCTAGATTTTTCTAGCTTACGTTTAAACGTCAAGGATGGGGACATTTTAAACGGAAACAAAACAATTAAAGGCACATCTAGTGTGGATGCACCAGAAAAAGTTAAGCTTTTTATTAATCAAAATGAAGTAGGCCAAACGTTTTCAAGCGTCGAGCATACCGCCTATTTTGCTTTTGAGGTCAGTGGAATTAATACGTACTTTCAAAATGGGGTGACCATTGGGGATGAAGTTCTTCAAATTTTTGATGATTGGATTAATGAATGGCAAACGGTTACTGTTCCCATAAATCCTGACCGTCTGCCTTTAGGAGAAAATACTTTCACCATTAGAGCAGGAACTAAAGCTTCCCCGTTTGATTTGGAGTCAACGGATAACCGCGATGACTTTAATTTGCGCAATGTACGACTTGTGCTAGCAGATGGCACCATTGTTAGAGATCAAGAAAAAAACGACCCCACCAAAGTATATGACATGGGAAATGATGGCACCTATCGCATCCATGAAGATTTTACTTTTTCCATAACGGAAGAGCTAGCACCTTCCAAATCTTACAAATGGGATACGACAACTGTCCCTGATGGAGAGCACACTGTAAAAGTTGTTGATACAGACGAAGAGGTGACATCTAGAGTTATTGTGGATAACACAGCGCCTTCCATCTCCACTTCAATCGAAGAAGGAAAGGAATACAAAGGAGCTTTTACGATTTCGTCTACTGCAACAGATGAAATAGCAGGTGTTCAGGAAATTACGACATTCTTAGATAATGAGATTATTGAAACTCCTTATGACACAAGCTCTTCCAAGCTACCTACGGGAGAGCGCCAGTTGAAGATAGTAGCTGTTGATAAGGTGGGGAACAAGAGCGAAGAACTTCTTCACTTTACCGTAGTGGATGAAAATCCACTCCTACCTGAGTTAGTTGCTCCATTGGAAAATGGAGAGCCAGTGAACGGCGATCCAACCTTAAAGGTAAAAGTTACAGATCCCACAGAGGATGATATGGATGTAACCTTCTATGGTGGCTTTCAATATGATGCTAGCATTTCTGAAAACGTAAAAGGATTTAAGCATGCCAATGACATAGAACCACCTGCTGTGCTCGCTCCAGAGGGAGAAATTGCGTTTTCTGATGATGATATTGCGCGGGTGACAAAAGAGGATAAGGAATACCTGATTACAGATTCAAGCACACAATTTCCCTACCACCGTTTCAATGTGCAAGTAGATGCTTCCGTCATGGAAAAAGACCGTGTGGAGCTCGTATGGAAAGGAAATTCCCTTGAAGGCAGAAAGGTAACCATGTATGCATGGAGTCATGACACAAAACAATGGGAAATTGTTGATTACCAGGTTGCTGGAAAAGAAGATTTTGAACTAATTGGAGAGGTAGATGTCGCCTCGTTTGTAGAAAATCAAGAGATCAATGTGCTGATCCAAGATGAAATTCCCGAAAGCCCGGAGGAATACGACTATACCTTTGTATGGATGTCGGATACACAGTATTATTCTGAAAGCTTTCCCCATATTTATGAACAACAAACAGAATGGATTGCTGCGAAGCAAGAAGAAATGAAGATTGAATATGTATTCCATACTGGAGATCTTGTCAATGCCTCCAATCAACAGTATCAATGGGAGTATGCAGACAAATTTATGGGAGTTCTAGATCAAGAAGAGATTCCATACGGCGTGCTTGCTGGAAATCATGATGTGGATCAAAAAACGGCAGATTATACGGAGTATTATAGGTACTTCGGTGCCGACCGCTTTGAAAATAAACCGTATTATGGCGGATCCTACTTAAATAACAAAGGTCATTATGATTTGATTTCCTCACAAGGAAACGATTATATCATGGTCTATCTTGGATGGGGAATAGATGATGAGGGAATCAAGTGGGTGAATGAAGTGCTTGCAGCTCACCCGGATAGAATCGCGATTTTGAGCTTCCATGAATACTTACAGGCAACAGGTGTACGTCATCCAATGGGAGACCGCTTATATCAAGAAATAGTCCTTCCAAATGAAAATGTAGTGGCCGTATTAAGCGGACATTATCATGAAAGTCAGCTGCTAGTGGATGAAGTGGATGATAATGGAGACGGAACTCCTGATAGGCAAGTATATCAAATGCTTGCAGACTATCAAGCAGGTCCAGAAGGTGGGCAGGGCTTTATGAGACTGCTACATTTTGATACAGCAAATAATAGAATACTTGTAAACACCTATTCTCCTTATCTTGATCAGTATAATTATTACGACCCAGCTTCCTTTCCAGGGAAGGATGAATTCATTCTTGAATTGGACTTAGCACCAACAAAAAAACGAGTAGCAACAGATTATTTCTCCGTAAATGTGTACACAGAAAATGAAATTGGCTCTGTTAAAAAGGTACCAAGTGGAGAAACAGCGGAGATGGTATGGCGTGATCTGGAGGAAGATCGAACCTATTGGTGGTATGTTGTAGTGGAAGATGAGCATACAGGTCGCACAGTTTCGGATATTTGGTCATTTGTAAAAGGCAAAGCACCAAACCCAGAAAAACCTGATAACCCACAAATTCCGGATAAACCCGAGAAGCCTGGAAATCCAGAAAAGCCTGAAAACCCACCAATCCAGCCGGAAAATCCAGAAAAACCGGAAAGCGAACTTAACAATCCAGAAACACCAGACGTAGAGGAAACAAATAAATCTGAGGAAGATAACGAGAATAGCATTCCTGCAACAGCACTTGGAAATGATCAAAACGGAGGCCATTCCCTATTACCTCATACTGCAACTAATCTATATAACTACTTGATTGTAGGATTGATCCTCCTTGCAGCAGGAAGTATGTTGATTGCTGTTTTGAGGTTTAGAAGAAGGCTTAGCAGATTGTAA
- a CDS encoding transcription antiterminator: protein MEEIMIMRVKKVLNNNVLIAAHPEYNEVILTGKGIGFGKRTGEEITEENAEKFFVLQDQSEQQQYKQLLNYVDESFIGLMNECVERIERRFDVKLNEHIHVGLTDHLYFAIKRIQQGLDIKNPFLTETELAYPKEYRVALEIVEWLNKELQISVPTGEVGFITLHIHSALTNRDLSEVNRHTQLISQMVDVIEESLKISIDRTDVNYLRLIRHFHASIERVQKDQNRPENQEALAKVLQAEYPVCYNLAWKLIKIMQQNLHKSVPDAEAVYLTLHLQRLAK from the coding sequence ATGGAGGAAATAATGATTATGCGTGTAAAGAAAGTACTAAATAATAACGTCCTGATTGCCGCTCACCCTGAGTACAATGAGGTAATCCTCACTGGAAAAGGAATTGGCTTCGGCAAACGAACAGGAGAAGAAATTACCGAGGAGAATGCAGAGAAGTTTTTCGTTCTCCAGGATCAAAGTGAGCAGCAGCAATACAAGCAGCTTCTTAATTATGTTGACGAATCTTTTATTGGCCTTATGAATGAGTGTGTGGAGAGGATTGAACGCAGGTTTGATGTGAAGCTAAACGAGCACATTCATGTTGGTTTAACCGATCATCTTTATTTTGCGATTAAACGCATTCAACAGGGCCTTGATATAAAAAATCCATTCTTGACGGAAACAGAGCTCGCTTACCCGAAAGAGTATAGGGTGGCCCTAGAAATTGTCGAATGGTTAAATAAAGAACTGCAAATTTCTGTTCCAACAGGAGAGGTTGGATTTATCACGCTGCATATTCATAGTGCCCTGACAAACCGAGATCTCTCAGAGGTGAACAGGCACACGCAGCTGATTAGTCAGATGGTGGATGTGATTGAAGAGTCTTTGAAAATATCCATTGACCGAACGGATGTGAATTACCTGCGTCTAATCCGCCATTTTCATGCCTCCATCGAGCGGGTGCAAAAGGATCAAAACCGTCCAGAAAATCAAGAAGCACTCGCAAAAGTGTTGCAAGCAGAATATCCAGTGTGCTACAATCTTGCTTGGAAATTGATAAAAATTATGCAACAGAACTTACACAAGTCTGTGCCGGATGCGGAGGCAGTTTATCTGACCCTGCATTTGCAAAGGCTTGCAAAATAA
- the ptsG gene encoding glucose-specific PTS transporter subunit IIBC translates to MFKKSFGLLQRIGRALMLPVALLPAAGILLAFGNAMQNPNMTSRLGFLEADGIVLLAQIMEQAGSIVFANLPLLFAIGVAIGLAGGDGVAGLAAMIGYLIMNVTMSVISGVTADQVGSDPALANVLGIPTLQTGVFGGIIAGVLGAYMYNKFYNIELPSYLGFFAGKRFVPIITAASALILGIVMNFVWPFAQEGLNSFSYFMTESNRTLAAFIFGVIERGLIPFGLHHIFYSPFWFEFGSYTNEAGEMVRGDQRIFMEQVKDGAELTAGTFMTGKFPFMMFGLPAAALAIYHCARPENKKYVAGIMGSAALTSFLTGITEPLEFSFLFVAPILFAIHAVFAGFSFMVMHILDVKIGMTFSGGVIDYILFGVLPNATPWWLVIPVGLVFSVIYYFGFRFAIKKFNLMTPGREEKNTDDEEVAGSVDELPYGVLEALGGRENLDNLDACITRLRVSVKDVGQVDKERLKKLGAAGVMQIDRNIQAIFGPRSETIKGQIQDILSGKTPAKSEVAAATEAAPVSSGKLNVAMPMTGKLLPISEVPDKIFSQKMMGDGFAIEPSDGKVVAPVAGKIVNLFPTKHAIGLETEDGREVLVHVGIDTVNLKGKGFEALVAQGDIVEQGQTLLHVDLRIVAQEATSIITPIIFTNLAAGEAVEIKDGSVRAGDKGYVTIK, encoded by the coding sequence ATGTTTAAAAAATCGTTCGGGTTGCTGCAGCGCATTGGAAGAGCGTTGATGCTACCTGTTGCACTTTTACCAGCAGCTGGGATATTACTTGCTTTTGGTAATGCGATGCAAAACCCAAATATGACAAGCCGACTTGGCTTTTTAGAAGCAGATGGAATCGTGCTGCTCGCGCAAATTATGGAGCAGGCAGGTAGCATTGTATTTGCCAATCTGCCATTATTGTTTGCCATTGGGGTAGCCATTGGTCTTGCTGGAGGAGACGGAGTTGCCGGGCTTGCAGCTATGATTGGGTATTTAATCATGAACGTGACAATGAGTGTCATCAGTGGAGTTACTGCTGACCAGGTAGGCTCAGATCCTGCTCTTGCTAATGTATTAGGGATACCAACGCTTCAAACCGGAGTTTTTGGAGGAATTATTGCCGGCGTACTTGGGGCGTATATGTACAACAAATTTTATAATATTGAATTGCCATCTTACTTAGGTTTTTTTGCTGGAAAGCGTTTTGTTCCAATCATTACGGCGGCATCAGCACTTATATTAGGAATTGTCATGAACTTTGTGTGGCCGTTTGCACAGGAAGGACTTAACAGTTTCTCTTACTTTATGACGGAATCCAATCGGACGCTGGCAGCATTTATTTTTGGAGTGATCGAACGTGGCCTGATTCCGTTTGGACTTCATCATATTTTCTACTCTCCGTTTTGGTTTGAGTTTGGCTCTTACACAAATGAAGCAGGAGAAATGGTTCGAGGAGATCAACGAATTTTTATGGAGCAGGTGAAGGATGGTGCAGAGCTAACTGCGGGGACCTTTATGACTGGTAAATTCCCATTCATGATGTTTGGATTACCTGCAGCTGCGTTAGCAATCTATCATTGTGCTCGTCCAGAAAACAAGAAGTATGTAGCCGGAATCATGGGTTCTGCAGCATTAACTTCCTTCTTAACTGGTATCACAGAGCCACTTGAGTTCAGCTTTTTATTCGTGGCACCGATCCTGTTTGCGATACATGCTGTGTTTGCAGGATTCTCGTTTATGGTCATGCATATTTTAGATGTGAAAATTGGAATGACCTTCTCCGGTGGAGTGATTGATTACATTTTGTTTGGTGTATTACCAAATGCAACTCCTTGGTGGCTAGTGATTCCTGTTGGACTAGTATTCTCTGTAATTTACTATTTCGGCTTTCGTTTTGCGATTAAAAAGTTCAATTTAATGACACCAGGTCGTGAAGAAAAAAACACAGACGATGAAGAAGTTGCTGGAAGTGTGGATGAACTGCCATACGGTGTGTTAGAAGCATTAGGTGGAAGAGAAAACTTAGATAATCTTGATGCTTGTATTACTCGTTTGCGTGTAAGTGTCAAAGATGTCGGTCAGGTAGACAAAGAACGCTTGAAAAAGCTTGGCGCAGCAGGTGTCATGCAAATCGACCGTAATATCCAGGCGATTTTTGGCCCTCGTTCTGAAACGATTAAAGGACAGATTCAGGATATTCTTAGTGGGAAAACGCCAGCCAAAAGTGAAGTGGCCGCAGCGACAGAAGCAGCGCCTGTATCAAGTGGTAAGCTGAATGTTGCTATGCCAATGACTGGGAAACTTTTACCGATTTCAGAAGTACCTGATAAAATCTTTTCGCAAAAAATGATGGGAGATGGCTTTGCAATTGAGCCTTCTGATGGAAAAGTCGTTGCTCCTGTAGCGGGAAAAATCGTCAATCTGTTTCCAACAAAGCATGCGATAGGACTTGAAACAGAGGATGGCCGTGAAGTGCTAGTACACGTAGGCATTGATACGGTAAATTTAAAAGGAAAAGGCTTTGAAGCCCTAGTTGCCCAAGGCGATATCGTTGAACAGGGGCAAACCTTGTTACATGTTGATTTACGGATTGTAGCACAAGAAGCAACATCCATTATTACGCCAATTATTTTTACTAACTTGGCTGCTGGTGAAGCGGTAGAGATTAAAGATGGTAGTGTGCGTGCTGGGGATAAAGGGTACGTTACAATAAAATAG
- a CDS encoding group-specific protein: MNKDGYRLRKIQGLAQEIMDEVNRHSMEEVDLELLHLVIDNLSRAVVDVTDPSGSYSIDYLERKVSDAHTLLMKRGS; encoded by the coding sequence ATGAATAAGGATGGCTATCGTCTACGAAAAATACAAGGATTGGCACAGGAAATTATGGATGAAGTTAATCGGCATAGCATGGAAGAAGTGGACTTAGAGCTCCTGCATTTAGTAATAGATAACTTATCGCGAGCGGTGGTAGATGTGACTGATCCATCCGGCTCTTATTCCATCGATTACCTAGAACGAAAAGTATCAGATGCGCATACTTTGTTGATGAAACGGGGCTCATGA
- a CDS encoding anti-sigma factor, which translates to MSKNCDHIIDYFNGHLSQTEREEFEQHLATCPDCQEELQELQELLGDVALVSEQASPPPEMKKRILDNVFAAEDQTETTTSVTPINKTEPATKAPTQKKAWLTTILAASLLLSLLGNGYLLMQNQDDIAATPDITPPDSIVNLQPSETSANGFAALYQKEEALSVMVHTEELPELSGTEVYQVWLLKDGSPIPAGDFIVDSQGKGYVLYNIDETTVKEWDTIAITLEPQKGNELPEGKVLLSAGL; encoded by the coding sequence ATGAGTAAGAATTGTGATCACATAATCGACTATTTCAACGGTCACCTTTCCCAAACAGAGAGAGAAGAATTTGAACAACACTTAGCTACTTGCCCTGATTGTCAGGAAGAATTGCAGGAGCTTCAAGAACTGTTAGGAGATGTTGCCCTTGTGTCTGAACAGGCATCACCACCACCAGAAATGAAGAAACGAATACTGGATAATGTCTTTGCAGCAGAAGATCAAACTGAAACTACAACATCTGTTACACCGATAAACAAAACAGAACCAGCAACAAAAGCACCAACGCAAAAGAAAGCATGGCTAACGACAATACTAGCTGCATCCCTTTTACTTTCCTTACTTGGAAACGGCTATTTGCTGATGCAAAACCAAGATGACATTGCAGCAACCCCGGACATCACACCTCCAGATAGCATTGTAAACCTGCAACCATCAGAAACCAGTGCCAACGGATTTGCCGCACTCTACCAGAAGGAGGAAGCACTGAGTGTTATGGTTCACACCGAAGAACTTCCTGAACTCTCAGGAACTGAAGTGTACCAGGTTTGGCTCTTAAAAGACGGCTCACCAATACCAGCTGGTGACTTTATCGTCGACAGCCAAGGAAAAGGGTATGTCCTTTACAACATCGATGAAACAACTGTAAAGGAATGGGATACCATTGCCATCACCTTAGAGCCGCAAAAAGGAAACGAATTGCCTGAAGGGAAAGTACTTCTTTCTGCAGGTTTATAA
- a CDS encoding flavodoxin, with amino-acid sequence MKIGIYYASMSGNTEAIADSIKEKLENYSCELVLEDVHSLDSAEGLLNYDVTFIGMYTWGDGEYPDECLDIVDELEEMDLNGHSFAIFGSGDTSYPDFCGALDLLLELIENRGGTVINSPLKIEFNPEPEDEEEISKFVADVMIKLKQSA; translated from the coding sequence ATGAAAATCGGAATATATTATGCTAGCATGTCTGGAAACACAGAGGCAATTGCCGACAGTATTAAAGAAAAACTCGAAAACTATTCATGTGAGCTTGTTCTAGAGGATGTTCATAGCTTGGATAGTGCTGAGGGGCTATTAAACTATGACGTAACGTTTATTGGAATGTATACCTGGGGGGATGGAGAGTATCCAGATGAGTGTCTTGATATTGTTGATGAATTAGAGGAGATGGATTTGAATGGACACTCTTTCGCGATTTTCGGCTCTGGAGATACTTCTTATCCAGATTTTTGCGGAGCTTTAGATCTTTTGCTGGAGCTTATTGAAAATAGAGGAGGTACCGTGATCAATTCCCCTCTGAAAATAGAATTTAATCCTGAGCCAGAGGATGAGGAAGAAATTAGTAAATTTGTTGCTGACGTCATGATTAAACTGAAACAATCTGCGTAG
- a CDS encoding RNA polymerase sigma factor — translation MQNKDTLLYERIRQKDKTALEEMYDRYEKILYSFLLKITNDHEIAEEAMQDVFIKLWQGTGIYDESKGKFRSWLFTIARNKALDIIRKHQRTQNASMEDVEPYLQATDSTEKETEWKEEQSVIREAVSTLSDEQRKMVHLMYFKGYTQQKIADLTGIPLGTVKGRIRLALKKLKPLLADRRGSI, via the coding sequence ATGCAGAATAAGGACACTCTTCTTTATGAGCGGATAAGGCAAAAGGACAAAACCGCTTTAGAAGAAATGTACGACCGTTACGAAAAAATCCTGTACTCCTTTCTATTAAAAATCACCAATGATCATGAGATTGCCGAAGAAGCAATGCAGGATGTGTTTATCAAACTCTGGCAAGGAACAGGCATCTATGACGAATCTAAAGGAAAATTCCGTTCTTGGTTGTTCACCATTGCCCGGAATAAGGCTTTGGATATTATAAGAAAGCATCAGCGTACACAAAATGCATCAATGGAGGATGTCGAGCCTTATCTTCAAGCTACTGATTCTACGGAAAAAGAAACAGAGTGGAAAGAGGAACAATCGGTCATCCGAGAGGCGGTTTCCACCCTTTCAGATGAGCAACGAAAGATGGTGCATTTGATGTATTTTAAAGGATACACTCAACAAAAAATTGCGGACCTCACTGGCATACCGCTCGGTACCGTTAAGGGCCGAATACGACTGGCATTAAAGAAATTAAAACCGCTGCTTGCAGATAGGAGGGGGAGCATATGA
- a CDS encoding flavodoxin, producing MRVFIGYVSMSGNTEDIATLLYDELNSLGCDVLMECLDTVDTEELLTYTGVLIGSYTWGDGDLPYEAEDFYEELGDKKLSGVMAGCFGSGDYDYPKFCAAVDIFASKLNENGAQVFDQLLKVELSPESTEQQMACKEFARSFYFWLKERNIQHVS from the coding sequence ATGCGTGTTTTTATCGGTTATGTAAGCATGTCTGGAAATACAGAGGATATAGCAACCCTTCTTTATGACGAGTTAAACAGTTTAGGGTGCGATGTATTGATGGAATGCTTGGATACGGTTGATACAGAAGAGCTACTAACATATACAGGAGTGCTTATTGGTTCTTACACCTGGGGAGATGGAGATCTTCCTTATGAAGCAGAGGATTTTTATGAGGAATTAGGCGACAAGAAACTTAGTGGAGTAATGGCAGGTTGTTTTGGATCTGGAGATTATGACTATCCGAAGTTTTGTGCTGCTGTCGATATATTCGCTAGCAAGCTAAATGAAAATGGAGCACAAGTTTTCGATCAGTTGTTAAAAGTGGAATTAAGTCCTGAATCTACAGAACAGCAAATGGCTTGTAAAGAGTTTGCTAGGTCTTTTTATTTTTGGCTGAAAGAGAGGAATATACAGCATGTTTCATAG